A portion of the Calothrix sp. 336/3 genome contains these proteins:
- the cas10d gene encoding type I-D CRISPR-associated protein Cas10d/Csc3 encodes MSTLLQTLLIETLPEDTDPILCLYIEKLLPALEREFGLISALGGSYEAHLQMLSQLGDKYAQEKAQRFSNFADQSLLVHVLNGLLTAWNISKYLAEPLADVEKYLLCLGLTLHDYNKYCNGQGEETPKNWEVEEIINVCRELGEKLEFELFWQEWRDYLPEIAYLAQNTQGKTSTNLYPANWSKMKTGDRRRLENPLRRLLAFGDIAVHFCDPADTDTQTGGDRLREQLRFLSINKQLVYHRLRDTVGILSNGIHNATIQFAKALDWEPILFFAQGAIYLAPTDTNTPDISDLQAYIWEQVSGALASRMMGGDIGFKRDGKGLKVAPQTLELFSPAELIPKLPRVIDVKVTNIKNPATPKRLEKLDLSESEREFLNQGADIRADRIAEFIFLTQKEFFSNSTEYINWMLSTLKIQDKISPEQTQLQAGGVNYGWYHAAAYYVASNATLQPEDISEKMETWAENLTIWARKNNLLPQHSSPIRDIFYDYLSQYLEVKGWNSHNTSFEAEFAAYTNAKTKLAKQPICSLSSPGFPSEDQMDSVVLFKPQQYSNKNALGGRQIKRGISKIYALEMLLRQAFWSVPAGKLEEQQPVFLYIFPAYVYSPQTANAIKLLVNNMKQVNLWDVRKQWLGNGMKLNALQTVNWLNEEVELGRFQKDKYEKDNLHFMAMNYTTTRGKTLTDAWVKPAFLALSLPILLGVKVIATSSSVPLYNSDSDFKESVILDAPASFWNLLGISNSLRIQDFERAMQRLLIAYSLHLDTRSSPPDSKWRDLIKTVREVTTNVLNIFSMATAKLREDKREPSNEEIYRYWEYANKWIEQDKSHGDRGAYIMELIEKIVRQYRVFYQANLSESSHTILLPISKALEIILSVPQQIDGDNLILQASGQIKDAIQRQEVYKRPLIMDKTVDFAIREEKELMAIHEFVTTCVRELFMRLYKGDRALLQENRNRIKSGAEFAYRWLALQEKSAKSSAQKDT; translated from the coding sequence ATGTCTACATTACTTCAAACATTACTCATCGAAACACTACCAGAAGATACAGACCCGATTTTATGTTTGTATATCGAGAAATTATTACCAGCGTTGGAACGGGAATTTGGCTTAATTTCGGCATTGGGTGGCTCCTATGAAGCTCATTTACAAATGTTATCTCAACTTGGCGATAAATATGCCCAAGAAAAAGCTCAAAGGTTCTCAAATTTTGCCGATCAAAGCTTATTAGTTCACGTTCTCAATGGTTTATTAACAGCTTGGAATATTAGTAAATATCTCGCAGAACCTCTTGCCGATGTGGAAAAGTATTTACTATGTTTGGGATTAACACTGCACGATTATAATAAATATTGCAACGGACAGGGAGAGGAAACACCCAAGAATTGGGAAGTTGAAGAAATCATCAATGTTTGTCGTGAATTGGGGGAAAAGCTCGAATTTGAACTATTTTGGCAGGAATGGCGAGATTATTTACCAGAAATTGCCTATTTAGCTCAAAATACCCAAGGTAAAACCAGTACCAATCTTTATCCCGCGAACTGGTCTAAAATGAAAACAGGCGATCGCCGTCGTTTGGAAAATCCCCTGCGTCGTTTGTTAGCTTTTGGTGATATCGCGGTACATTTTTGCGATCCAGCAGATACGGATACCCAAACTGGAGGGGATAGACTGCGCGAGCAATTACGTTTTTTGAGTATTAATAAACAACTTGTCTACCATCGTTTGCGAGACACTGTAGGAATTCTCAGCAATGGTATTCATAATGCCACAATTCAATTTGCAAAAGCACTCGATTGGGAACCAATTTTATTTTTTGCTCAAGGTGCAATTTATTTAGCTCCAACCGATACGAATACACCAGATATTTCCGATTTACAAGCATATATTTGGGAACAAGTTAGTGGTGCGTTAGCAAGTCGAATGATGGGGGGAGATATTGGTTTTAAGCGTGACGGGAAAGGATTAAAAGTTGCACCGCAGACTTTAGAATTATTTTCTCCAGCCGAATTAATTCCTAAATTACCGCGAGTTATTGACGTAAAAGTTACTAACATCAAAAACCCTGCAACTCCTAAACGTTTAGAAAAGCTAGATTTAAGCGAGTCCGAACGGGAATTTTTAAACCAAGGTGCAGATATTCGCGCTGATAGAATTGCTGAATTTATTTTTCTCACGCAAAAGGAATTTTTTAGTAATTCGACGGAATATATCAATTGGATGCTGAGTACTCTCAAAATCCAAGACAAAATATCTCCTGAACAAACTCAATTGCAAGCAGGAGGTGTAAATTATGGTTGGTATCATGCAGCAGCATATTATGTGGCAAGTAATGCGACGCTCCAACCGGAAGATATATCCGAAAAAATGGAAACATGGGCAGAGAATTTAACAATTTGGGCAAGGAAAAATAATTTACTTCCTCAGCATTCCAGTCCCATTCGAGATATTTTCTATGATTACTTAAGTCAATATTTAGAAGTGAAGGGATGGAATAGTCATAATACTTCCTTTGAAGCTGAATTTGCTGCTTATACCAATGCCAAAACCAAACTAGCAAAACAACCTATTTGTTCCTTAAGTTCCCCTGGATTTCCTTCAGAAGACCAAATGGATTCGGTGGTTTTATTTAAACCTCAACAATATAGTAATAAAAATGCCTTGGGAGGTAGACAAATTAAACGGGGTATATCTAAAATTTATGCTTTAGAAATGCTCTTAAGACAGGCTTTTTGGTCAGTTCCAGCCGGAAAACTCGAAGAACAACAGCCAGTGTTTTTATATATTTTTCCTGCCTATGTTTATTCTCCCCAAACAGCGAATGCTATTAAATTATTAGTGAATAATATGAAGCAGGTAAACCTGTGGGATGTGCGTAAGCAATGGTTAGGGAATGGGATGAAATTGAACGCTTTACAAACAGTTAACTGGTTAAATGAAGAAGTAGAATTAGGACGTTTTCAGAAAGATAAATATGAAAAAGATAACTTGCATTTTATGGCAATGAATTACACAACAACCAGAGGTAAAACCCTCACTGATGCATGGGTAAAGCCAGCTTTTTTAGCGTTATCATTACCAATTTTATTAGGGGTAAAAGTCATTGCTACTAGTAGCTCGGTTCCTCTATACAACTCCGACAGTGACTTTAAAGAATCGGTAATTCTCGATGCTCCAGCATCATTTTGGAATTTACTTGGTATCTCTAATTCCTTACGAATTCAAGATTTTGAACGAGCTATGCAGCGATTATTAATTGCCTACAGTTTGCATTTAGATACTCGTAGTTCCCCACCCGATTCTAAATGGCGAGATTTAATTAAAACAGTACGGGAGGTGACAACTAATGTACTCAATATTTTCAGTATGGCAACGGCAAAACTACGAGAGGACAAACGAGAACCTAGTAATGAGGAAATCTACCGTTATTGGGAATATGCAAATAAATGGATTGAACAAGATAAATCACATGGCGATCGCGGAGCTTATATCATGGAACTAATCGAAAAAATTGTCAGACAATATCGTGTATTCTACCAAGCAAATCTCAGTGAATCCAGCCACACAATTTTACTGCCAATATCGAAAGCTTTGGAAATAATTTTATCAGTACCACAACAAATAGATGGGGATAATTTGATATTGCAAGCATCGGGACAAATTAAAGATGCAATCCAACGTCAAGAAGTTTACAAGCGTCCTTTGATTATGGATAAAACTGTAGATTTTGCCATCCGCGAAGAAAAAGAATTAATGGCAATCCATGAATTTGTAACAACTTGTGTGCGGGAATTATTTATGAGACTTTATAAAGGCGATCGCGCATTATTACAAGAGAATCGTAACCGCATCAAATCCGGTGCAGAATTTGCCTATCGCTGGTTAGCTTTGCAGGAAAAATCAGCCAAATCATCCGCACAAAAGGACACATAG
- a CDS encoding type II toxin-antitoxin system RelE/ParE family toxin, giving the protein MNVEFRKSFEKDLRKILDENLLQRIQAVIEEIEKAESLGDINNIKKLKSSDGDYYRIRIGDYRIGLIISDDLCAKRGQDARTTMILNFLLYNLAAHQLRRLLFISSLRLLN; this is encoded by the coding sequence ATGAATGTTGAGTTTAGAAAGAGCTTTGAAAAAGATTTGAGAAAAATTCTAGATGAAAATTTACTACAAAGAATACAAGCCGTTATTGAAGAAATCGAAAAAGCTGAAAGCCTTGGAGATATAAATAATATTAAAAAGCTTAAATCTTCTGATGGTGATTATTATCGTATCAGAATCGGAGACTACAGAATTGGCTTAATAATATCTGATGATTTGTGTGCCAAACGCGGGCAAGATGCCCGCACTACGATGATTTTAAATTTTCTGTTATACAATTTAGCTGCACATCAGCTTAGGAGACTACTCTTCATCTCCAGCTTGCGCTTGTTGAATTAG
- a CDS encoding type II toxin-antitoxin system YhaV family toxin, whose amino-acid sequence MANFVSNGWEIYFHPQLFGSQYQELFDRVSKLKEKLPNSEFKTHARVKLFAAITVAVETKITSDPFASYFALTGALKRYGRVKKMGLLERYRLFFRAFDTPELKLF is encoded by the coding sequence ATGGCTAATTTTGTCAGTAATGGTTGGGAGATTTATTTTCATCCACAACTATTTGGAAGTCAGTATCAAGAATTGTTCGATCGTGTTTCCAAATTAAAGGAAAAGCTACCAAATAGTGAGTTTAAAACCCATGCAAGGGTGAAGTTATTCGCTGCTATTACTGTTGCCGTTGAAACCAAAATTACTTCCGATCCTTTTGCGAGCTACTTTGCTTTGACAGGAGCATTAAAACGCTACGGAAGAGTCAAGAAAATGGGTTTACTGGAGAGATATCGGTTATTTTTCCGAGCATTTGATACCCCAGAATTAAAATTATTTTAG
- a CDS encoding DNA polymerase III subunit gamma/tau yields the protein MSYVPLHHKYRPKSFAELVGQEAIATTLTNAINGEKIAPAYLFTGPRGTGKTSSARILAKSLNCLKSDKPTAQPCGVCDVCQGITKGYSLDVIEIDAASNTGVDNIRELIEKAQFAPVQCRYKVYVVDECHMLSNQAFNALLKTLEEPPKHVVFVLATTDPQRVLPTIISRCQRFDFRRIPLDAMVQHLRAIADKENISINQEAITLVAQISQGGLRDAESLLDQLGLLTAEVTPDQVWDLVGSVSERDLLMLVQAIASNNAEIVLDSTRKILDRGREPLVILQNLASFYRDLLIAKTAPTRSDLVPCTSETWQAMVSFAQQLDTTNILVGQQHLRTSEIQLKNTTQPRLWLEVTLLGLLPSATPQPVSYQPAPQQAPQPVSYQPAPQQAPQPVSYQPAPQQAPQPVNSQPAPQQAPQPVSYQQAPQPVSYQPAPQQAPPPVNSQPAPQQAPQPVSYQPAPQQAPQPVSYQPAPQQAPPPANSQPAPQQLPQPVNPVSFDTSLEEIWQQVLNALPVPPKALLKEHGRLLSISETSATVGVPPKLVKLAQGKIPDVEAAFWRTSQKKIKVSFVANQAVNNSAPATQPNPVNSVAPTPLETGQNPPTAHHTPAPTYEPTPVVEQYPSVQPVVQPVVQPVVQPVIQPVAQPVASYAKPEPVAAPSALHTTPPPTANWEPDELEIAAQRLAHFFDGEIIDFSDDIQVGKQIAPNDFTEEIEIDVDF from the coding sequence ATGTCTTACGTACCGCTACATCACAAGTATCGTCCCAAGAGTTTTGCTGAATTGGTGGGGCAAGAGGCGATCGCCACTACTCTGACTAATGCCATTAATGGGGAAAAAATTGCTCCTGCTTATCTATTTACCGGACCAAGGGGAACGGGTAAAACTTCCAGCGCGCGGATTTTAGCCAAATCTCTCAATTGTCTCAAAAGTGACAAGCCTACAGCCCAACCCTGTGGTGTTTGCGATGTTTGTCAGGGAATCACTAAGGGTTATTCCTTGGATGTGATTGAAATCGATGCTGCCAGTAATACAGGTGTGGACAATATTCGAGAACTGATTGAAAAAGCTCAATTTGCTCCCGTGCAGTGTCGGTATAAGGTGTATGTGGTGGATGAATGCCATATGCTGAGTAATCAGGCGTTCAATGCGCTACTTAAGACCCTTGAAGAACCACCGAAACACGTTGTATTTGTATTAGCAACAACTGACCCCCAAAGAGTCCTACCGACGATTATTTCTCGCTGTCAGAGGTTTGATTTTCGGCGGATTCCTCTGGATGCCATGGTGCAACATTTGCGGGCGATCGCCGACAAGGAAAATATCAGCATCAACCAGGAAGCGATTACCCTGGTAGCACAAATTTCCCAAGGTGGGTTACGGGATGCGGAAAGTTTGCTCGATCAATTGGGTTTGTTAACCGCAGAAGTCACACCCGATCAGGTTTGGGATTTAGTTGGCTCTGTGAGTGAGCGAGATTTATTAATGTTGGTGCAGGCGATCGCCAGTAACAATGCTGAAATTGTCCTTGACTCCACCCGTAAAATCCTGGATAGGGGACGAGAACCCCTAGTTATCTTACAAAACCTGGCATCTTTCTACCGCGACTTACTAATTGCCAAAACCGCACCCACCCGCAGCGACTTAGTACCCTGCACCTCAGAAACCTGGCAAGCCATGGTAAGCTTTGCCCAACAACTCGACACCACAAATATACTAGTCGGACAACAACACCTCAGAACCAGCGAAATCCAACTCAAAAATACCACCCAACCCCGTCTGTGGCTAGAAGTCACCCTCCTCGGTTTACTCCCCTCCGCTACCCCCCAACCTGTTAGCTATCAACCAGCACCCCAACAAGCACCCCAACCTGTTAGCTATCAACCAGCACCCCAACAAGCACCCCAACCTGTTAGCTATCAACCAGCACCCCAACAAGCACCCCAACCTGTTAACTCTCAACCAGCACCCCAACAAGCACCCCAACCTGTTAGCTATCAACAAGCACCCCAACCTGTTAGCTATCAACCAGCACCCCAACAAGCACCCCCACCTGTTAACTCTCAACCAGCACCCCAACAAGCACCCCAACCTGTTAGCTATCAACCAGCACCCCAACAAGCACCCCAACCTGTTAGCTATCAACCAGCACCCCAACAAGCACCCCCACCTGCTAACTCTCAACCAGCACCCCAACAACTACCCCAACCTGTTAACCCAGTCTCCTTTGATACATCCCTAGAAGAAATATGGCAACAAGTTCTCAATGCCTTACCAGTACCACCCAAAGCATTACTCAAGGAGCATGGGCGCTTATTAAGCATCAGTGAAACCTCAGCCACCGTGGGGGTACCACCGAAATTAGTCAAGCTGGCACAGGGCAAAATACCCGATGTGGAAGCCGCATTTTGGCGTACTAGTCAGAAAAAAATTAAGGTGAGTTTTGTTGCTAACCAAGCAGTCAATAATTCTGCCCCCGCAACTCAGCCAAATCCGGTAAATTCAGTTGCTCCCACACCTCTAGAAACAGGGCAAAACCCACCCACCGCACATCACACACCCGCACCTACCTACGAACCAACGCCAGTAGTTGAACAATATCCTTCAGTACAGCCAGTAGTACAGCCCGTCGTACAACCAGTCGTACAGCCCGTCATACAACCAGTTGCCCAACCAGTCGCCAGCTATGCCAAACCTGAACCAGTTGCCGCTCCGTCTGCCTTGCATACCACACCACCACCGACTGCGAATTGGGAACCAGATGAACTGGAAATAGCTGCCCAACGATTGGCACATTTTTTTGATGGGGAAATTATTGATTTTAGTGATGATATTCAAGTAGGGAAGCAGATAGCTCCTAATGATTTTACGGAAGAGATTGAGATTGATGTGGATTTTTAG
- a CDS encoding HEAT repeat domain-containing protein, whose amino-acid sequence MVRNSRRDDSVLENAIALVAALLELGEQELGDVKAPLVVRWENHRLRVTGYTTKQISGKRSRTSEVGTTKQDLLTQIKAAGKSLKCPKNMQLKELDEIQIVLDSLRKLGLFEDERLRKNAPWKFSLTLKHQTATIEANLEVIKRKWREHPKNSSSQNSPIPEISNTSINWHNICGEMLRKYKRLTTNQLLLDDDTKFEFDEIHVPLALVERTKTEKRQENISPEFGSQLLQPSEYQEKQKFKHDDFLEQILQQGNGKTQGKRIALIGEPGAGKTTLLQAIAFWILDKNLGLPIWISLADLQLPDGSLKDFREHLQESWLGRAIANVTPAIKTEFTNQITSGQVWLLLDGVDEIAMSNSSPLEAISSQLVGWIAKSRVVLTCRVNVWEGNLNALEDFETYRLLDFNYPSDVKQFIENWFKPRNSHTTNHQAEELWQELSKPGHQRIQDLVKNPLRLTLLCATWQSSAKGLPETKAGLYSLFVNYFYKWKSNRFKTKEKQQRELNTALGELAKIAIDGEVARFRLKYGLVSSVLGDADEEDSLFCLALKLGWLNKVGIAAESDIQEEVYAFYHPTFQEYFAGKWLAEYVEKQKEGQQSDEELQWNYLNHLKWTEPAALMMGLLSNEGLALRVVRLALQVDWQLGARLAGEVKVEWQEKTVALVKSLNIPPLLKIRLLESAKSNASIPELMKFLEYEDSDVRYRAVHALREIKSETAIPGLIKLLQHENRDVRYTAAILLEDITSEDAIPELIKIIKLTDYENSNLRSIAQSALGKIESQSAIMELIKLLEYEDNNIRWNAEYALGKIKSKASIPQLIKLLEHDSLSVRSNVIKALGEIKYEAAIPKLIQLLQEDSYVRKEVIEALKKMESESSTAELIKLIKYENSFVQDDSSFVRRNAISALGEIKSEAAIPQLLKLLEDGNSSVRWLAVYALREIKSEAAIPELIQCLKDDDIDVRIYAEKTLIEIKSETVISALVKYIENENYQTDNHANKSQKTINYETNISKLVKLLNHKNYRKIALFALGQLKSEEAIPGLIALIKYGKHITYEDRIISEKAVDTLIHINSEQAIPGLIEIIECVNPGIRGNYHAFSGALRALTEINSEVAFSKLIQLLEYQNYRVRDIVKSALEKIEYPVPIVKLITLLHNANDFVSAIAVKLLIKSKSDAKIPELIKLLDNEDYSVRKKAIFALANIKSEAAIPGLMKILEDEDFDKRSRAAIALTKIKCESAIPGLIKSLEDKNIYLISGIRPELVNALGEIKSEKAIPHLIKLCSGSYEELSISVASALGKIKSEAAIPGLIQLLEDENTSVSDSAASALGEIKSEVTMINLINILNNQNLLQKNNGYNALYALESLEEIQQHLGYINHSQTKHRKLILFYLH is encoded by the coding sequence ATGGTAAGGAATAGTCGTCGGGATGATTCGGTATTAGAAAACGCGATCGCACTAGTTGCTGCTTTGTTGGAATTGGGGGAGCAGGAATTAGGTGATGTAAAAGCACCACTTGTTGTCAGGTGGGAAAATCATCGGTTGCGAGTTACGGGTTATACAACGAAGCAAATCAGTGGAAAAAGAAGCCGTACATCAGAAGTTGGGACGACAAAGCAAGATTTACTCACCCAGATAAAAGCCGCAGGAAAAAGCTTAAAATGTCCCAAAAACATGCAATTAAAGGAATTAGACGAAATTCAAATCGTACTCGATTCTTTGCGGAAACTAGGATTGTTTGAAGACGAACGATTGAGAAAAAATGCACCTTGGAAATTTTCTTTAACGCTTAAACATCAAACAGCTACGATAGAGGCAAATCTAGAAGTTATCAAACGAAAGTGGAGAGAACATCCGAAGAATAGTTCTTCCCAAAATTCCCCAATTCCAGAAATTAGTAACACTAGCATCAATTGGCACAATATTTGTGGCGAAATGCTGAGAAAGTACAAGCGTTTAACCACCAATCAATTATTGTTGGATGATGACACGAAATTTGAATTTGATGAAATTCATGTTCCCCTCGCACTGGTAGAGCGTACCAAAACCGAGAAACGTCAAGAAAATATATCCCCAGAATTTGGTTCCCAACTTCTACAACCATCTGAGTATCAGGAAAAACAGAAGTTCAAGCATGATGATTTTTTGGAACAAATTTTACAGCAGGGTAATGGGAAAACCCAAGGAAAACGGATTGCATTGATTGGGGAACCTGGTGCTGGAAAAACTACATTATTGCAGGCGATCGCGTTTTGGATTTTAGACAAAAATTTGGGTTTACCAATTTGGATTTCCCTTGCAGATTTACAACTTCCAGATGGTAGTCTTAAAGACTTTAGAGAGCATTTACAAGAATCTTGGTTGGGGAGGGCGATCGCAAATGTAACTCCTGCTATTAAAACCGAGTTTACTAATCAAATTACATCGGGACAGGTGTGGTTATTGTTAGACGGGGTAGACGAAATTGCCATGAGCAATAGTTCACCCTTAGAAGCAATATCATCCCAATTAGTAGGGTGGATAGCCAAATCGCGGGTGGTTTTAACCTGTCGAGTAAATGTGTGGGAAGGAAATCTCAATGCGTTGGAGGATTTTGAAACCTACAGATTATTGGATTTTAATTATCCCTCAGACGTAAAGCAGTTTATCGAAAATTGGTTTAAACCGCGAAATTCCCATACAACGAATCATCAAGCTGAGGAATTGTGGCAGGAATTAAGTAAACCCGGACATCAACGCATCCAAGATTTAGTCAAAAATCCTCTCCGATTAACACTGTTGTGTGCAACTTGGCAAAGTTCAGCTAAAGGTTTACCAGAGACGAAAGCAGGGCTTTATTCTTTGTTTGTCAACTATTTTTATAAATGGAAATCGAACCGTTTTAAAACAAAAGAGAAGCAGCAACGAGAATTAAATACAGCTTTGGGAGAGCTAGCAAAGATTGCGATCGATGGGGAAGTTGCTCGATTTCGGCTCAAATATGGTTTGGTAAGCAGTGTCTTAGGAGATGCTGACGAAGAAGATTCGTTGTTTTGTTTGGCGTTAAAGTTGGGATGGTTAAATAAAGTTGGGATTGCCGCAGAATCGGATATTCAAGAGGAAGTTTATGCTTTTTATCATCCGACTTTTCAAGAATATTTTGCAGGTAAATGGTTAGCAGAATATGTAGAGAAGCAGAAAGAAGGGCAGCAAAGTGATGAGGAATTGCAGTGGAATTATTTGAATCATTTAAAATGGACAGAACCCGCAGCTTTGATGATGGGATTGTTGTCAAATGAGGGTTTAGCATTGCGAGTTGTCAGGTTGGCTTTGCAGGTTGATTGGCAATTGGGAGCTAGGTTAGCAGGAGAGGTTAAGGTTGAGTGGCAGGAGAAGACAGTTGCGTTGGTTAAAAGTTTGAATATTCCTCCGTTGTTAAAAATTAGACTTTTGGAAAGTGCGAAATCAAATGCTTCTATTCCCGAATTAATGAAATTTCTCGAATACGAAGATTCCGATGTACGTTATAGAGCCGTACATGCTCTACGAGAAATAAAATCAGAAACCGCTATTCCTGGATTAATAAAACTTCTACAGCATGAGAATCGAGATGTAAGGTATACTGCTGCAATTCTACTGGAAGACATCACATCTGAGGACGCAATTCCTGAGTTAATTAAAATTATAAAATTAACAGATTATGAGAATAGTAATTTACGATCAATTGCACAATCTGCTCTGGGAAAAATTGAATCACAATCAGCTATTATGGAGTTAATTAAACTTCTCGAATATGAAGATAATAACATACGCTGGAATGCTGAATATGCACTGGGAAAAATAAAATCTAAAGCGTCAATTCCACAATTAATTAAGCTTCTCGAACATGACAGTCTATCTGTTCGTAGTAATGTCATAAAAGCCTTAGGTGAAATAAAATATGAAGCTGCAATTCCTAAACTAATTCAACTTCTCCAAGAAGATTCATATGTACGTAAAGAAGTCATAGAAGCATTGAAGAAAATGGAGTCTGAATCATCTACAGCGGAATTAATTAAGCTTATTAAATATGAAAATTCATTTGTTCAAGATGACAGTTCATTTGTTCGCAGAAACGCTATATCTGCTCTGGGAGAAATAAAGTCAGAAGCGGCAATCCCACAATTACTAAAGCTTCTCGAAGATGGTAATTCATCTGTACGCTGGCTAGCTGTATATGCCCTGAGAGAAATAAAATCAGAAGCCGCAATTCCCGAATTAATTCAATGTCTCAAAGACGATGATATTGATGTACGTATATATGCAGAAAAAACATTGATAGAAATCAAATCAGAAACAGTAATTTCAGCATTAGTAAAATATATCGAAAATGAAAATTATCAGACAGACAATCATGCAAATAAATCCCAAAAAACTATCAATTATGAAACAAATATTTCAAAATTAGTCAAACTTCTAAATCACAAAAATTATAGAAAAATAGCCTTATTCGCTCTGGGACAACTCAAATCTGAGGAAGCAATTCCTGGATTAATTGCACTCATAAAATATGGAAAACACATAACATATGAAGATCGTATTATAAGTGAAAAAGCCGTAGATACCCTGATACACATTAATTCTGAACAAGCAATTCCTGGATTAATTGAGATTATCGAATGTGTAAATCCAGGTATACGTGGAAATTATCATGCATTTAGTGGTGCTCTACGTGCCCTGACAGAAATCAATTCTGAAGTAGCATTTTCAAAATTAATTCAACTTCTCGAATATCAAAACTATCGTGTAAGGGATATAGTCAAATCTGCTTTAGAAAAAATAGAATATCCAGTGCCAATTGTTAAATTGATTACACTTCTTCATAATGCGAATGATTTTGTATCTGCAATTGCTGTAAAGTTGCTAATTAAAAGCAAAAGTGATGCAAAAATTCCGGAATTAATTAAACTTCTCGATAATGAAGATTATTCAGTACGCAAAAAAGCTATATTTGCTCTGGCAAACATCAAATCAGAGGCTGCAATTCCTGGTTTAATGAAGATTTTAGAAGATGAAGATTTCGATAAACGCAGTAGAGCTGCAATAGCGCTGACAAAAATCAAATGCGAGTCAGCAATTCCTGGGTTAATTAAATCTCTTGAAGATAAAAATATATATTTAATCAGTGGTATACGTCCTGAACTCGTAAATGCTTTAGGAGAAATAAAATCAGAGAAAGCAATTCCTCATTTAATTAAACTTTGTTCTGGGAGTTATGAAGAATTATCTATAAGTGTCGCATCTGCCTTGGGAAAAATCAAGTCAGAGGCTGCTATCCCAGGATTAATTCAACTTCTCGAAGATGAAAATACATCTGTATCTGACAGTGCTGCATCCGCCCTGGGAGAAATAAAATCAGAGGTAACGATGATTAACTTAATCAATATTTTAAATAATCAAAATTTACTCCAAAAAAATAACGGTTATAATGCATTATATGCCTTAGAATCGCTCGAAGAAATCCAACAACACCTTGGATATATAAACCACTCTCAAACAAAACATAGAAAATTGATTCTATTTTATTTGCACTAA
- a CDS encoding TIGR04376 family protein, with product MGLFDDVSRFLESRLEEFLRNNPHLELEALLEQLREQEEDTLKLIADLQVQEKRSQEEILTTAQEIQRWHIRVQKAQNANREDLAVKAQAREAELLRQGNQQWGQMQGVKERISQAKELLGKIQQRRQEVQAKATEAQTARTQAQTQQRVETNAWRNKNPTNYDELEAQFSRWETEAELEQMKRNMGK from the coding sequence GTGGGCTTATTTGACGATGTGAGTCGGTTTTTGGAAAGTCGTTTAGAGGAATTCTTGCGTAATAACCCCCATTTGGAGTTAGAAGCACTACTCGAACAACTACGAGAACAAGAAGAAGATACCCTGAAATTGATTGCAGATTTGCAGGTACAGGAGAAGCGATCGCAGGAAGAAATTCTCACAACTGCTCAGGAGATTCAGAGGTGGCATATTCGGGTGCAAAAAGCTCAAAATGCCAACAGAGAAGACTTAGCAGTCAAAGCACAGGCAAGGGAAGCGGAATTACTGCGACAGGGGAATCAACAATGGGGACAAATGCAGGGTGTGAAAGAACGCATTAGCCAAGCTAAGGAATTGCTCGGTAAAATCCAACAACGTCGCCAAGAAGTGCAAGCAAAGGCAACGGAAGCACAAACAGCACGCACCCAAGCACAAACACAGCAGCGTGTGGAAACTAACGCTTGGCGCAATAAAAATCCAACTAATTATGATGAGTTAGAAGCACAATTTAGTCGTTGGGAAACGGAAGCAGAATTAGAGCAAATGAAGCGGAATATGGGTAAGTAA